TGCCTCATTTCAGAGAAAACATGATGTCGCTtgaagcaaaatttatttttttggaaaaaggAAAGAGGATAATGCACATAACAATTGATATTTTAGCCACAGCTGCAGGTTCACAATAAGAAAGGTTCTGCAGATTTAAATGTGATTTTGGAAATAAATGACAGTTCCAACAATGATATAGAAATTTATCAATAATGCAGTTCTGCTTCAAAATCAAGTTCATGCTTGAAAGATGGAGGACAAAGAGGAAGGTAAGGAGATGAATTGAGCAGTCAAGTTTCTTGCGAAGAGTTAATATAAAGTTTCAGGACGTTGCCAGTACTCAGTACAATTTCTCCACAAATAAACAGTCCAAGGAGAAAGAATGAAACAGCATATTTAAGGGAATTGACTAGGTCCTGATTAAATGAACTTAATTAAGCAtttgatgtaaatttatttttgtaaccATTCATGACAAGAGCTTATCATGAAAATCTTATAAGATGAGGGTATCTTGGGTTGAACAACCAAAAATCTGAAGGCTACAAGAAGAAAGACCACAATGATTTTTAATAATTCAATAAATAAGTATGACATTGTATACAACAAGGAACATTTGACACATAAGAAGCACGATCTTACACCAGATACTTTAATTTGATTGTGTTTATTCATGTCTGTCGCATTATTTCAGATAACAAAAATCTAAATACGAAGCCAGAAGAACTTTAAGGCTTGATTAAGCATCAATACCAACCACCTAAATGCCCAAATCACAAAATTTAGAAAACTAGGATCTATTACAGTCTATAGATTGTCCATACAGAAGCAATGGTCCAATCTCTTTCTTTGTGATAGATTCTACAGCATTATTTTCctctttctttgagatagattcTATGATATTGAAAAACTTAACATCATTCTTCATTCAATTCTAGAGTCAATCTTCCTGGGATGAAACCATGTTGCTCTTACAAAATCCCCTTTCTTTTAATCTTTCATCTACCACCCTATCCTATAAATCCACATTATAGCATTTGTGGAAGAGATCAAGAAGGACAGAACACCAACGAGCAGTTAAATTAGATCTCTGAAACCCATCTTATGAATATTTCTTATCTGAAGTCACTGCAATTTGTGCTCAATGATTTCGTCTAACCTTGTTCAACAAAATTTCTCTATCTTGGTCTAAAACTTGTTTGAcacgagagaaaaaaaagaatgcaTCAATTTAACCAGCTGTTAAATTCGTGGTCTCGATCTGCATAGATAGTGACTTCTAACATACAAACAGCATTCTTTTTTTACCGAAAAGATGGTAAGCCCATCAAAAAATTAATCGAGATACAAAAAGGGATCAAATTCGatcagaaaatttcataaacatcaAATAAAATACAAGAAGTCCTTCTACAACGACCAATGAGATTTCACAGCCAGATCAAATTCAAGTTCCATCGAACCTAAAATACCTAAACAATTCCAAACAGATCGCAACTTTCGTTCAAATATAACAAAAAATAGTTCTACGATCTCAAATCTGGTCATAATGGACAAATTTCTACTGTTAGATTAAAACAAGTGAAATCAGAACACAACAAGAACGAGGAGGGACGACCTCGAGCTCGCCTTTGATCATGGTGGAGACGTTGATGAATAGATTCTCAAGAGATTCCGCGAGTTCGTCTCTCTccgccttcttcttctcctccgccATGGCCCCTTCTCGACTACAAAACCCTTCTGCAGCTCCGAAGGGACGACCTTGGATCTGTTCTCAAATTTCTCTCCCATCCAATTAATATCTATACCCAGAACACAAACCGGCCCAATCAGACCAGTTTCGGCCCAAAAGGGCTTTACAAGAACAAGAACGTCACCGACGCCGGACCCAAACCAAAGTCCAGATGAGggtaaaaagaaagaaatattaaTATGAGGTTGGtaactatttatatttataaaaaataaaatttaagatcaattttgatggcAGCATGTCTGACTGTAAAGGAGTTGGGTTTGTGATTCAAGATTTGGACTCGAGGCTTGTTCTTGTGGGGGTCATTTGGCGGATGTTACCGTCCCTGAGATGGAGCTTTGGGTGGTGTGGGCTGGCATCATGTACATGAGCTTGACTCTGGAGATAGATCACGTCATCATTGAGTGGGGTTTAACCACTATTGTGGATTAGCCGCAAGGGCAGACTGGAGTAGGCCATGTCCACCTATTGTTTGGTGCTGCTTAGAGAGCAATGAAGGGtgtattttttctaaatatcCAGCATGTTTATCGGGAGACTGGCTAGAGCTTCTTGTTTGTCATGGAGCATTTGGATttgctcttttatcttttcgtGATGTTTGATTTTTTAACTTTTATGATTGTATTCGTACAAGATTTGTGTGATTATTCCGactaatcagaaaaaaaaaaaaaacaaataacaTAAGTTCAACCATAATATTTCTATCGACAGTACTTAAGGTTATAATTGATAGGCTGGACCCTAGTTACCGAGTGAACTGAAATATTAGTGCGATCATGTAATCATAGATCTAACGTAGCATGGAAGAAAAGGCAAACTATCTATTCCTTGAAgagtttttgaaaagaaaaagaaagaaagaaagtattTCTTATAGAGAGCTGTATTTGATTGATTTATTGTCATGATTTTCTTGTCTCGATGTTTCTGGACCACATTGGTAGCGAACCTTATAGTTAGCCATTTGGGCTATTTTGCAGGGAGTCATCAATGTTTCTTAACtgcatttcttttttatttggtAAAGATGCTTCTTAACTACATGAATTGGAGTCATACGGTGGAGGTTCATCATACTGCAAAGATTCCCTACGTCGTATCTCGATCTGTTCGGTTCtcttaatctctttttttttttgattagatTCTCTCAATATTTATAAATCTATATGGGGCACGTATGTTCCACGattgaaattaaaatagattGGAATGATAATTAAAATGACTATACCTCCTAATATGTTTAGTTTGTGATCGGAATCAGAATAGAATTTGAATACTAGGAGAGAGTAGAGATTGATTTGTAAGATTAAGGTATTTTTATTCTTATcttgaattggaatgaaaatgagACACTTTCAAATCAACTGGTTGGAATGCGAATCACTTATTCTTATTCCCATTTGAGACTCCAATTCTCTCTAATTAAACGTGCCTTTGATTCATTCGACCTCTGTTTCATTGCAAAAAGACTAGTTGAATTTGTTGACGTGGAAGAGGTCTTGGTAAACACTTGAAAAGCTTCGGGTGTGAGGGTGGAGATCAAAATGTTGAAGTACGATTGTATGACCATCTACCGATCCAGATGCAATTAACCCCGTTTAAAGACCAGCTTGCAAGACCAACTCCAGGACAAATGACAAACTGGTCCATACTTTGATGAGCACCGACCTCCCACCAATCATGTTCCACATAACTCCAAATCTCGTCAACAGGTAAGGTCCAAGAGGCAATTTGGAACCTAGCGAGTGAAGATGCAACATAGATGGTGTAATTATTGTACCCTAGCTGAAACCTACACTATTTCAAAGGTTGCAGCCACAGATGGTGTAATTATTGTTTTCTCTGTTTGGGTGGCCGTAGTTGAAAGAAGCTATTTGATTTGATGAAACAACATGAGATGCAGTCACCCTATAAATTTGATCATGAGCATAACCCTATTCTGAGTGATATGCAACATTTTGTAAACATTCGTTCAACCAGCTAGAAAATGGAGATTTGAGCGAGCATGCTTAACATCAATCAGAGAGGGGAACAAAGCAAATcggagaaagaagaggaaaaacTTGTTGATTTTTGTCACTTTCAAGGCTTGGGAGGACATCATCAGAGCCGCCGGAGCTGTTCAGAAGGGTAGGGAAGTGCTTTGGAATGTCAGGTCCTAGAGAAGGCCAGGGGCTTGGAAACACGAGAGAGATGATGGGAAGTGACATGATGACTCTACTGCACACGGGAGATTACTGCAGCGCCTCCAGCTCGACCTGCAACGATTATTCTAAGGCACCTCCCATACCGCAACTTCATCAAATTTCTCATCAACTTTGGCAGGTTTCATTCAGAATCCAGCCAATTTTTTTGGCAGCACATATGCCTTCAAAACTTCCAGCCCGAAGGCGTCGCATCAATTTGGAGAGAGACAACTTCCCATTGTTTGAGCGAATGACGCCAAAAGCAATTACATAATAGAGACAACTTGAACAATCTCTTGGACCTCTTTGTCGTAATTTTTATAATGTGACGTGGTCTGATAATGCAAAGCAGCCAATGGTGTCGAACATTTATGCCATCCACCAGTTCCTCCAACAAAGAAGCGTGTAGAATCTAGCTTGCTGGCTATGATGCACTTCAATATCTTTTTTATGTGTATTTCAATGAATGGCTTCAGGAGAGATGTTAAACTTGCAATTTAAATTAAAAAGGAAGCCTATGGTGTGGATTATTCATCAATAAGCATGAATAAATTAAGCACCGGAATGTACCTGATCACATATATGTCTCTCATGCTACTGGATGTGCTGAAAAGCTTCTCCGAAGGTATTGGCTTGCTGGCTTTTTATGGAGTTCAAAACACCTCCACGCCTTGGAAAATGAAGAATTTAACAGCACTGGAAGTACCTCTGCCACAGCTTTACCGTCACAATTTATGAAAACCCACAAAACAGATGCTCTCAGGGCCTCGGGCATTAGAGTATGCACCATGAAAGAAAGTGGAAGACATGAAACCAGTTCAAAGTTTATCATTTCTTATTTTTTGACCTCCAGGACAATGCCCGACTTCCACCATAAGATGATACACTTCAACAATACATATATCTTTGGACATATATGCACGAATTGCAATACATTCAACCCAACTTATACACTTGAGTTACATCTTTTATCACCAAACAGACTCCACTATTGCAtgccacccacaactccaactgggAATACTACTCTATCCGCACTAGTCTCCAGTCACTGCTGTCCTGTTGTGGCCCAAAGCCTATCTAAGCCTCCTTGCTCTTCtggaagagagagtgggcatcACTGTATATAGCCACCGCACTTGAGAACACCGCAAGCACAATCATAAAAGCAGATAGGATCCTATCACGGTTCGTTGCTATGCCATGAGGATCTctgaaatgatgaaataattaaaattgtcATTATCAGGAATCAGAAGGAACAGAGATGATATGCAGCACaaatggaagaagaaaaaataattttaggtcACATGGCTCAAGATCAGGGGAAAAATCGATGTTAATCTATCTATACAAGAAATTATATTTCAGAGGATTATTGTTTAGATGGATCTTGGCTTTCAGTCTCATGGATCAGAAGTGAAACAACCATCCTTGACATGTTTCGATTTCCATAAATATGGCCATGCGATCAAGCTTAGAGTTGGAAGTCCACAGGGAACTTAGGAGTTTACCTGAGGGTAATGGCTGCAGGAAAAATGAATCCAATGCAGACAGCAGCAGTTGCACCAGTAAACTGGAAGGCATCCCAAATACTGGGAACAAAAATTGCAGCCAAGTAGCTCAGAGAGAGGAGCGTCACTGTAATGAATGCAAATCTCCGGTTATCTGAAGACAAAGGACTCGCTAAGGGAAAGATTAGGCCATCAAGGTTGAGTCGGAGTGCGAAGAAGATCATAGGGAAGACGAGCATGATGTGTCCAGCATAGCTCACTCGGACAATGTCATTAAGAATGGAGCTGTATGAGATACCGAGATAGGAGTCGAAGTTGGCAAGCACGTCATCAAGTGTGGAGTCACCAAAGAGAAGGAAAGCAAAGAAGCTTGTAGCTATGTAGACAATAGAGCAGAGGGCTAGTGAAGTCTGCACGATTGGTCGAATCTGCGAAGAGTCTTCAAGCTCATTATCAATGCTGTGAACTGCAGAACAACAAAAAAAACTGCCTAGAGTTAAAGAGTACCCATTTTCCTGGACTCCATAAAAGGCAAAACAAAAAGAAACATATGACAATGCAAACTGATGCCGATATCCTTGAATTCATCCTCAAAGTTTTCTCCCCCTTTTCTTGTAATTGATTCAACTATAATTAAAATTCTAACTTCAAGATCCCAATGCCTTGCAAGTCATGATCTTGAACATTAGAGTGGCACAAGACACAATGAGCCCTTTCCCAATTGCATCACACGAGCGTAAGAACTTCTATTAATATTTTACAATCACATTAATACAATTTAATCACAATTTGCTGGAAATGTATCAAATATCAAATTCCATTGGTCCTCCTGAAGGATAAAATGCACTTATTTTGATAGAAACTATATAAACTGGTGCATATAACCAAGCTTTatatttgaaaagaaagaaacttATCATTAGTCCTAGTATACACTATTATAAGAGATCAAATaattacatcaaaaaaataagagatcaaataatagaagaaagaaaaataaatcagCACTAGTGTTCACTAATTAATTCTATTTTTAGTAAGTTCATAGGATGTTTGTATATCAAAAGGAAGAAAGTTCAAGATAGGGAGTGCATACCATTGAAATGGCAGATATATGCAGTGACAACAACGGGGACAGCAGTGAAAAGATTCCAGACAGATGCTAAATCTGATATTTTGGGAAACAGTCTGGGCATCAGAATGCTTCCATTCAGTAACTTGATGATGGCAATTCCAGCAGTTATAACAACAAAAACAACCGCTAGAGCAACTGATAAGGCTGAAGTGTATCTCAATGAATCTGCAGGCAAAGGAACAGAAATCCTGCATCAATAAGTGAAAATAAAGAGCAaggggaaagaaaaataaaattgactTGGAAAGGCATGACATGAAGCAAATAGTCGGATTAAACTTACCTACACGCTTAAAGCTTGTCAATGGAACGAACACGATGAGGGTTGTTGCTAGAAGAACAAAAGCACGGGAATTCCACCAATGTTCTCCAAACCATCCTTCCAGAATCCCAGAGTGGTGAATGCTGCTAGAAGATGTTCCAGATAGCACATCACCTGGTCGCAGAGGTTAATTGTCAGGTTAATGAAACATCCTTAATGCTCTAAAGCCATAGTAGGAGTATTTCGTGATGCAATCAGAATAGCATAAAAAATGATAATGAACAGTAGTCAATTTAGGAATGGATACAATTGCTGAAAAAGATATATAAGTTGTTCAGAATATATTTAGTAAGCAACATACAAGCTTCTTATCTTCCAAAACATTTTTACAATTATAAAAATGATCATATGATAGCTTCTGGGATGCCAGATTAGCATGGCAAATGAGAGAACTGTAAAAGAGCTGAGTAGTAGCAGATGGAAAGTGGAACGGAAAAGGAAGGTAAACACTcggattattaaaaaaattgttaTACACGATGGCATCAAGCACTCGAAAGAAATAACTTTACAGCTTAAACATCCATAACTATTTCAAACATTAAATGTTTAAACGAGCAGTGACAGAATTCACAAGCTTAATATTGCTCTCAATATTTTTAGTACAACGGAAAAATCATTTTAAAGCAACTCATTCAAATCCACAGGGGAAAGAATTCACGAATCAAAACAAGAAAAACTATTAAAGGGATTACCAGAAGTAAGGATATCAAATTATTGCCTACCCAGATGCTTAGAAATATAATCAAAAGAATCATGCAGTCATCGTGCCCACAGATTAGTAAAATACTGAAACAACCCATGATAACTTGAAATTTGGAAACAGAAGAGAAGTTGTGATTTCATACCAATAATAATCATGTACACAATCATCATGCCCATATTATTCACAGTCACACTAATCTGCAACAGCATTCGTCCACACCTCCCGAATGCATCTCCCATGACTCCTCCATATGAAGTTGCCTTCCCTGCCCGGCTAAACCTTATCAGCATCTCGACCGAAGACTCGGTGAGGAAAGCAACAAAAATGATCATCAAAATCCCAGGGACCAGCCCCAAGACTTTCATGGTGGCAGGCAGAGCCATGATGCCAGCTCCAACAATGGTTGTCGATAGATTAAAAACAGCCCCTGGAAAGGAAGCTCCATTGAATTCACTAAATTCCCCATTCTCCTGGATGATTGGTAGCAGCGGAGTAGTCTCATCTCGAATCTCCTCATTCTTCCCACCTTCCTTCCTCTCGATCGGTGGAAGGCTTCCAATTGCCATGTTCAAACTCTTGCAAACGAAGATTTTGTTTTTATGGGCTCGGATTACAGGATGCGATTAACTCGAAGTTTCCAACTTTGGTTCTCAGAATCTAAGAATTCGAACAATTTAAAGCCAGAGAAAATCACTTCAGGGATTCTGACCATGGCTAAAAATCTAGAAGAACAATTTTATATCTATCAAAATCTGAAGAGTAATATACTAGTTACAACAAAACTACTCTTTCACAATGATATCTCGAATTCAGAGCTTTAACGTGCAATGAGTTCGAATTTAAATTCGAAAGCAGCTGGATGCAAGAGCTTTACCACTCGaataatttcaaattcaaattgttGAAACGGTCGGAcataggttaaaaaaaaaaagcgaaaTGGGTTCCATCCAAACAAGATTTTggcaagaaaatcaagaaaaagcaGCTACAAAAGCCATCGAACACTTGAAATCGATCAAGAGAAGTCTTTAGATCACCCAATCTAAGACACGCAACACCAAAACGCTAATCAGAGACGGAACGCCGAAAGAATAACAAAATGaaatctttcctctcttccttaccTCCCGTCTTCAAAGTCCTCAGACAAAAGTTTTCCGCATGGTTGAAGTCTCTCTTGCTCTCTTATCTCCAAATGGACCCCTACGCGGAGAACAAAAGCCGAAACTCCTCAATTTCTTTAGTTTTCAGTCGCTATCGATAAAGAGCAGAGTTTTTTTCTTACACCTCCGGGTAGAGCAATGTTCGTCTCTATCCGGAAGGCGAAATCGCCGCGTTTTGGGGGATTTTTAGCTCGTTGAAGTCGTGAGAGGGTGGAGAATTCGCTCCTCCACCTCTCTTCTACTCTGACGGCGATCCAAGACAAGTCGGGAAGGGGATCGGATATCGGATCCCAAACCCTGGACTCTATAGCGTGGCCTCCACTCACCTGCTTATATAGCTCCACTTGGTCTCAGTCTCGGTCTCGATATGTTATGAGATGGGAGCGGGGTGGTTGTTTCGATAGAATAACGGAAGTTGCCATCATCGGAAAAACGGGAACTGAATGGTATTTATGGATGGTAAATACTTTAAGATGACGCTGTGAAATGTATTTACTGGTGGTAAATACTTTCCATTTCACTCGGTACATGCACCCTAATGTGTGCTTTAATTGTTTAACCGGGGAGGGGCCATGCGTCGTGCTCGGCAAATCCCAGCCACAAATTTAGGAGAACTGGTTTTCCATCGGCTATCGCTCTAATGATGTCGTTCCAAACACCGATGGCGATGGATACCATTTTTAAATGTTGTAATGGATGTCAAGTTAATAAACATTTAAATATTTAGCCACGAGAAGAGGGTTAGCGGTTGGTTAAGCATTTTTGGAGGTTTAAAAGAAAAAACAAGCATCAAATAATCGCACGTGGCTCCCACGTGTGACGCCCCTGTCATTGCAAGATCTACAAAGATTAGATGCATACAGTCTCATTTGCAGATCAGCAATTTTACTTTTGCACTAAAATGCGTCCTTTCCTTAAACATTGGGCTCTAAGATAAAATTAacatgattaaataaaaaaattgcaatgattgtgaatcgactTATACCCTCATATATTGCAAACTTAGTAATTTATTATTCAGTCTGTATCGTACCAATTCTCATAAGTTGCACTGGTTCATCGTCCATATGGGGAAAAAGTATCATAAACATGATCGGACACCTCATAGTATCTTTCAGTCTAAAGCTACTACGACCATCTATCTTGGAGCACATGATGTTTTAATAATATTAGGAGATAGtagggaatatatatatatatattttttgaataaagaGGGAATATCTTGTTTGTTTCCAGATGTTTGAGCACCAGAAAAAGTTTCATGGCAAGGACCCTTCCATTGGAACTGGATCGGGTTTGAGTACAGGAAAAAGTTCAAATTTTAAGTAAGTCCGGCCTGAAGTTTGATTAGAAACAGATATTCTTTTATGTCCGACATCCGGCCATGGTCGGCTGTACTCTTTATgcgtcaaaatatgatatttttttaattctaaatcttatatatatatatatatatatatatatatatatatatatatatatatatatatatatatatatatatatatatatatatatatgcaccctTGTGTGCTTGAACGGGATTTGATAAGCAGGGTCCTTCTACTTGGTCTACGACCCTTGCGTGCTTCGGGCAAGGGCTTCTACCTGTCATCCTCAAAAGTCTTATGACGTGCGTGGTACTTTTCCATTTGACATGACATGACAGGGTGCGTTAAACAAATGGCAGACAGTAGATAATACTGGAGAAAATTCTTTGTACACGCGTCTTAAAAAATCCGAATACATCATCTTATCcgattaatttatataattataattttaaaaaaattatttaatatttataaattattttttaatttaaaatttttatattttttaattacaatattattttataaaaattatgatatttttattttttaaaaaaaattatgacatctcttcataaaaattatgatacttcTGTGAAGGAGGATATCATAACTTTTATGAAAGGATATCGTAATCCTACGaagaaatgtcataatttttttgaaagaaaagaagtgtgataatttttatgaagagatgtcataatttttaagacaggttgtcataatttttaagcagagcatttttatcattcaaaatttttaaaattttaaataaaaaaataaaattatgaatattaaatatatgttaaaaaatgATGGCTACATGGTTCAATAGAATGAAGTGGTGTGCTCCACGTCATATTTTCTATACCATAGACGGTGCATAAAGAACTTCTCTAATACTAGATCCTAGTACAGATTCTATTTTGGTGCGTACTAAATATTAGATAACAGTGAAgaatatattgatgtaattatatatgagttATCTTGTTAGAAGGATATCCGCTCGAAATAACGGTGGATGGCCAGGTatggcttttattttttgataaaaaaggtACAATTATTCGAATTTCCTCAAAATAtgagagagtttttttttttgataataaaagTGCGTCTAAGTGTGGTcttttattttatctaaaaaaaagtaAAGTTAAAGATGAAAATGATATGGATATTATCCGTTCGGATCTATTTTTGTATCCGAAACAATCCGGATATGAATAAAAGTTTGAGAATCCGACTAATATTCGTATATGTATTTATatctgtaaaaaaaaatagatatag
Above is a genomic segment from Elaeis guineensis isolate ETL-2024a chromosome 1, EG11, whole genome shotgun sequence containing:
- the LOC105060295 gene encoding amino acid transporter AVT6A yields the protein MAIGSLPPIERKEGGKNEEIRDETTPLLPIIQENGEFSEFNGASFPGAVFNLSTTIVGAGIMALPATMKVLGLVPGILMIIFVAFLTESSVEMLIRFSRAGKATSYGGVMGDAFGRCGRMLLQISVTVNNMGMMIVYMIIIGDVLSGTSSSSIHHSGILEGWFGEHWWNSRAFVLLATTLIVFVPLTSFKRVDSLRYTSALSVALAVVFVVITAGIAIIKLLNGSILMPRLFPKISDLASVWNLFTAVPVVVTAYICHFNVHSIDNELEDSSQIRPIVQTSLALCSIVYIATSFFAFLLFGDSTLDDVLANFDSYLGISYSSILNDIVRVSYAGHIMLVFPMIFFALRLNLDGLIFPLASPLSSDNRRFAFITVTLLSLSYLAAIFVPSIWDAFQFTGATAAVCIGFIFPAAITLRDPHGIATNRDRILSAFMIVLAVFSSAVAIYSDAHSLFQKSKEA